The genomic interval GCCGTCCCAAATTCAATGCGGAGACATCATGCTGTTTGCCATCCACGCCCTCGACAGATCAGGCGCTTTGCCGACCCGCCTCGCCCATTACGACGCGCACAAGGCGTTCCTGAGCGACACCTCGCGCTTCGGCGTCAAGATCGTGATGTCCGGTCCGCTGGTGTCCGACGACGGAGAGAAAATGATCGGCAGCCTGTTCCTGATCGAGGCGCCCGGACGGGCCGAGGTCGAAGCCTTCAACCGCGCCGATCCGTTTGCCGCGGCCGGCATCTGGGAGAAAGTCACGATATCAGGCTTCCTGCGCCGGCAGGGATGAGGTGTTCGTCTGGCGCCGGCTAGGCGTCGATGCCGCGCTGGACCAGAATGCGTTCGGCGCTGTCGTTCCAGACGTCCATCTTCACGATCTGCCCGCCCTTCACGACGAAGCGATCGACATATCGGTTGCCTTCGAAGGTCGTGCCATCCTTCCATTCGCCGTAGAGCGTCCCGATGCTGTAGACGACGGTCTCGTCCTGGCCCGGGCAAACGTCGAAGCGATCCATCTTCTTCTTGACCCAGCGGTACCGCTTGGCGTTGAAGCCGGTCGGCCCGCGGGGATGGTCGAACTCGCGCCCGCCCGTAAACGTGATCACGGTACCCGGCGCCATGTAGACCGCAGCGGCGTCGGGGTCAGGGATCATTGAGGCCGTAAGATAGGCTTCCACGATCTCGGCATCGGATTGCGGCTTGGCTTCGACTTTTGCGGTGGCTGACATGTGCGGGTTTCTCCGGGAACGGCCAAATTCTACAAAGCCGCCCTCTGGATTGCATGCATATTTTCGAACAATTTGATGGCACAAGTGCATACATTCTGGAGCTGCCTGGAAACACTCCTTCCGCTAACCTGCCTCACCTGAACCTGACACCATGATCGCCCGCACCGCCTTCGACCTGATCGTGCGCAACGCCATGTTGCGATCATCCGCCGTAACAGTCGATATCGGCGTGGCTGGCGGCCGGATTGCCGCGATCGAGCCACATCTTGCCTGCGAGGCGTTGGAGGTCGACGCCGGCGGCAGGCTCGCCCTGCCCGGCTTCGTCGACACCCACATCCATCTCGACAAGGCCTGCCTGCTCAGCCGCTGCGGCCATGATCATGGCAGTCTCGGTGACGCCATTCGCGCCGTCTCGGCTATGAAGCGGGAGTTTACCGTCGAGGACGTCTACGCGCGCGGCGCCAAGGTGATCGAGCGCGCGATCGTCCACGGCACAACGCGCATGCGGACCCATGTCGAGATCGACCCGCGCATCGGGCTACGCGGCTTCGAGGCGGTGAAGGCGCTGAAGCGCGACTACGCCTGGGCGCTCGACCTCTCACTCTGCGTCTTTCCGCAGGAAGGCCTGACCAACGATCCCGGCAGCGAGGAACTGCTGGTGCAGGCGCTGCGCGACGGCGGCGAGGTGATCGGCGGCTGTCCCTATACGGACACCGACCCCAACGCCCATCTCGAACGCATCTTCAATCTCGCGCAGGAATTCGACGTCGACGTCGATCTCCATCTCGACTTCGACCTCGATCCGTCCTGGTGGCACCTGGAAGAGGTCTGCCGGCAGACCGAGCGGCGCAACTATCAGAGGCGCGTCGCGATCGGTCATGCCACAAAGCTCTCGGCGCTGCCGCCCGCGCGCCTGAAGGCGGCCACGGGACGGCTGGCGAAATCCGGCGTCGCCGTCACCGTGCTGCCGGCGACGGATCTCTATCTGATGGGGCGCGACGCCACCCACAATGCGCCGCGCGGGCTGACGCTCGCCCACAAGCTCGTTGCAGACGGCGTCTTGTGCTCGGTTGCCACCAACAACGTGCTCAACCCCTTCACGCCCTTCGGCGATGCGTCCTTGCTGCGCATGGCGAATTTTTACGCCAATGTCGCTCACGTTGCCGTTGGCGATTTCGACACCTGCCTCGACCTCGTCACCGACCTGCCGGCGCGGCTGATGAATCTGAGGGATTACGGCATTGCCGTCGGCAACCCGGCCGATCTTGTCGTGCTCGATACCGCCGACAGCCGAAACGCGATCGCGGAGTTACCGGACGTTCTGATGGGCTTCAAGAATGGCCGGCAGGTGTTCGAGCGGCACCGACCGGTGCTGTTTTCACCGGCTTGAAGAAGCCGCGCGTCATCACCCCTCGCGCTTGATTTTTGTCAGGATCCGATCAGCTTCGGTGCGCCAATTCGCGCTGCGGGCAAATTCCTTGGTGCCTTTCGTGCCGAACAGCCCTTCGTCCGCGAGATCGGCCATCCAGGCCTGGCGTTCGGCGGTGCCTTGCGCCGACCATGGCGTGAGGCCGGCTTCGCGCACGGTCTCGGCGACTTCGCGTACCTCTTCGCTCCGGCGGCGGCCGTGCTCGATCACGCGCTGGAAGAAATAAGCGCCCTGCTTCTCCCAGTCGATGCCGGGGAACGTCTCCGCGAGCGAGGCCAGCACCGCATCCTCGAC from Bradyrhizobium arachidis carries:
- a CDS encoding YciI family protein, translated to MLFAIHALDRSGALPTRLAHYDAHKAFLSDTSRFGVKIVMSGPLVSDDGEKMIGSLFLIEAPGRAEVEAFNRADPFAAAGIWEKVTISGFLRRQG
- a CDS encoding nuclear transport factor 2 family protein, whose product is MSATAKVEAKPQSDAEIVEAYLTASMIPDPDAAAVYMAPGTVITFTGGREFDHPRGPTGFNAKRYRWVKKKMDRFDVCPGQDETVVYSIGTLYGEWKDGTTFEGNRYVDRFVVKGGQIVKMDVWNDSAERILVQRGIDA
- a CDS encoding amidohydrolase family protein — translated: MIARTAFDLIVRNAMLRSSAVTVDIGVAGGRIAAIEPHLACEALEVDAGGRLALPGFVDTHIHLDKACLLSRCGHDHGSLGDAIRAVSAMKREFTVEDVYARGAKVIERAIVHGTTRMRTHVEIDPRIGLRGFEAVKALKRDYAWALDLSLCVFPQEGLTNDPGSEELLVQALRDGGEVIGGCPYTDTDPNAHLERIFNLAQEFDVDVDLHLDFDLDPSWWHLEEVCRQTERRNYQRRVAIGHATKLSALPPARLKAATGRLAKSGVAVTVLPATDLYLMGRDATHNAPRGLTLAHKLVADGVLCSVATNNVLNPFTPFGDASLLRMANFYANVAHVAVGDFDTCLDLVTDLPARLMNLRDYGIAVGNPADLVVLDTADSRNAIAELPDVLMGFKNGRQVFERHRPVLFSPA